The genomic interval CAAATTAAATGCCCTGCTATATGGTTACAACCATGTAGTCATAAGATAATTATCAAATTGTATATGAAGATACCTGTGTGCCAGTTTAACATTCCCTTCGACGCGGCTTGGTATCGGTGAATTAGGTGAGAAAACGTATCAGCCGAACAAGACAATTTACAATTTGGATTTACCTGAAAAAGTCCATCTCCCGTTTATCACTACTTTTCTATATTTATCAATTTCCATTTTCCATCGGGTTCTTTTTCCAGATAAACACTGATATTCAGATCCTTCTCGATTCCTAAAACTTTTATTTCCAGTTGAGCTTTTCCCTGCCCATTTGAAATATTTATGTTTCCGGTTGGCATCATTCCAAATCCTTTTATTCCACCTGTTTCAGCCTGGATTTCTTTATTACTCTTTATTTCATCAACCGCTACCTTATAAGCGTCTGAGCTTTTCATTGTAAAACCTGCAAATAGAATAGTAAAAGCGAAAAAGGAAATTCCGATTCCGGCCAGTACCAGAATACGTCGAAGCCTGGCTGGTTTGTTTGGGTTTTGAAGAACAATTGTTTTTGCAACCTGGTCACCTAGTCTTTTCTTTTTCTGATTTATTGCCAAAATCAGAAGTTCAACCGGCCAGATTATGGTAAAAAGATTTCTTAATAAAAGTCTGCCAAACGATGGTATTTGGTCCGGCGCCCCTTCTTCGCGAACCATTATTCCCATAATCCATTTTCCGGGGCTGATACCATGAATGCTATCCTTACAAAAATATAGCAGAAAACCAGGCAGCATTACTATAAGCATCGTTAAATTTAGGTTCGACACGCTTTTTTCATCTCCCAGGTCAGGTCCGAGTGTCAAAAAAACTACGGAAACCATTAACATGGAAATAATGAAATGGTCAATAAGAAATGCGGCACCTCTTCTTTTTCTGCTGGACAGGATTGATTTCAATTTAATAAGGAGGATTTTGTTTTCTAAAAGAATGTATATAGTTTTTAAACAATAAAATGTAATCAGCTAAGGCTATAATCATTACAACTCAAACTCCCTTGATCTCATTACGCCCTGCCCAGTCCGCAATATTCTGTTTGCTTAATGCGGCCGCCATCAGATCAGGAAATTTGTCCGGCGTGCAGGCAAATACAGGGATACCGATTTCAGCCAAAAAATCCGCATTGTCGTGGTCGTAAGAAGGCGCACCATCGTCATTAAGCGCAAGTAAGGTAATGACCTGCACGCCGCTGCTGACCAGTTGAAAAGCCTTTTTTCTCATTTCTTCCTGGTTGCCGCCTTCATACAAATCGGTGATGAGAACGAGCACTGTATCCAGTGGTCGGCTGATGATCTGCTGGCAATAACTTAATGCTTTGTGTATGTCTGTGCCGCCGCCGAGCTGTACGCCAAATAATAAATCAACCGGATCGTCCAGGTCTTCCGTAAGGTCAGCGACGGCGGTATCGAAGACAATCATTCTTGTATTAATAGCTGGAATAGAGGCCATTACGGCTCCGAAGATACCTGAATAAATAACCGACGTACCCATAGAACCGCTTTGATCAATGCATAAAACGACGTCTTTCATAGCTTTGCGTTTTCTTCCAAAGCCTATTTTTATTTCAGGGACAATTGTTTTGTATTCAGGCTGATAATGTTTGAGGTTTCTACGGATCGTTTCGTTCCAGTTGATCTCATTGTGCCTCGGCCTGCTGTTTCTGGAAGCCCTGTTCAGCATGCCGGTAATGGCCTGTTGCGTAGGTGCTGCCAATTTTTGCATTAATTGATCTACCACTTTCCTGACGACCTGCCGAGCCGTTGCTTTGGTTTTTTCAGGAATTAGCTTTCCGAGTGTCATCAGATTAGCTATCAGATGAACGTCAGGAACCACCGTTGCCAGCATTTCAGGTTCTGTGAGCATGGCAGTCAGGTTTAGCCTTTTAAGCGCATCCTGCTGTATTACCTTCACGACCGAAGCCGGAAAATATTCCCTTACATCACCCAGCCAGCGCGAAACATTGGGAGAAGAAGGGCCAAGGCCACCTTTCTTGCTGGAGTTGTATAGAGCATCCAGTGTTTTGTCAATCCCGGTTTCCTGTACATTGAAAGAAGAAGTAAGTTCGTCCTGAGTTTCTTTTCCAAGAATCAGCCGCCAGCGTTTTATAGGATCATTTTCCATTATTTCTTTCTTTTTAAAATCCCATTATTTTTTCCAAAACAGGCAACACTGTCCTGGCCCGTTCTTCATCAATTCCACTTAGCACAATCGTATTGACAAACTGGTGTTTGCCCTGTTTTACTCTTTCCGCAATCTTTCGCTTTTCTACATTGTTATATATCGCAAAAGTCCTTCTAAGCAATGGTATCACTTGTAAAAATATTTCTTTATCAAGAGAAGTAACCCATTCATTGACAACATCCCATATATTGTCGTCCAGGATTAGAACTGTGGCAGCATCTTTCAGAAAGCCTTCAAGCCAGTTTGCTGAAAAAGCGGATTCGTTATTGAC from Dyadobacter sp. NIV53 carries:
- a CDS encoding RDD family protein; the encoded protein is MKSILSSRKRRGAAFLIDHFIISMLMVSVVFLTLGPDLGDEKSVSNLNLTMLIVMLPGFLLYFCKDSIHGISPGKWIMGIMVREEGAPDQIPSFGRLLLRNLFTIIWPVELLILAINQKKKRLGDQVAKTIVLQNPNKPARLRRILVLAGIGISFFAFTILFAGFTMKSSDAYKVAVDEIKSNKEIQAETGGIKGFGMMPTGNINISNGQGKAQLEIKVLGIEKDLNISVYLEKEPDGKWKLINIEK
- a CDS encoding VWA domain-containing protein encodes the protein MENDPIKRWRLILGKETQDELTSSFNVQETGIDKTLDALYNSSKKGGLGPSSPNVSRWLGDVREYFPASVVKVIQQDALKRLNLTAMLTEPEMLATVVPDVHLIANLMTLGKLIPEKTKATARQVVRKVVDQLMQKLAAPTQQAITGMLNRASRNSRPRHNEINWNETIRRNLKHYQPEYKTIVPEIKIGFGRKRKAMKDVVLCIDQSGSMGTSVIYSGIFGAVMASIPAINTRMIVFDTAVADLTEDLDDPVDLLFGVQLGGGTDIHKALSYCQQIISRPLDTVLVLITDLYEGGNQEEMRKKAFQLVSSGVQVITLLALNDDGAPSYDHDNADFLAEIGIPVFACTPDKFPDLMAAALSKQNIADWAGRNEIKGV